Proteins found in one Nitratireductor kimnyeongensis genomic segment:
- a CDS encoding ABC transporter substrate-binding protein: MTIRKFAALAAGTALLTLAAGSNAMAEDSVEVLHWWTSGGEAAALNVLKEDLESKGVTWQDMPVAGGGGEAAMTALRARVTAGNAPTAVQMLGFDIVDWAEQDVVANLNDVAEEEGWADVVPAALQNFSKYDGNWIASPVNVHSTNWVWINKAALDAAGGKAPESWEELVAVLDKMKENGITPLAHGGQPWQDATVFEAVVLSLGNDFYKAALNDLDPEALGSDKMKEAFDRMAKLRTYVDDNFSGRDWNLASAMVIEGTGGMQMMGDWAKGEFLKAGKKPGEDFVCIRFPGTQGSVTFNSDQFVMFQVGEDKQKAQKLMASAVMNPEFQSAFNVVKGSVPARTDVPNDAFDDCGKKGMADLAEANAGGGLFGSMAHGHGAPAAVKNAVNDVVTQHFNGELTSEEAVEELQNAVAAAQ, from the coding sequence ATGACCATTCGCAAATTCGCCGCGCTTGCGGCGGGAACAGCCCTTCTTACCCTCGCAGCCGGCAGCAATGCCATGGCCGAAGACAGCGTTGAGGTGTTGCATTGGTGGACGTCCGGCGGTGAGGCTGCCGCGCTCAACGTTCTCAAGGAAGATCTGGAATCCAAGGGCGTCACCTGGCAGGACATGCCGGTGGCCGGTGGTGGCGGTGAGGCGGCCATGACGGCACTTCGCGCCCGCGTCACGGCAGGCAATGCGCCGACCGCCGTTCAGATGCTCGGCTTCGACATCGTTGACTGGGCCGAGCAGGACGTCGTTGCCAATCTCAACGATGTCGCCGAGGAAGAAGGCTGGGCCGATGTCGTGCCGGCAGCCCTGCAGAACTTCTCCAAATATGACGGCAACTGGATCGCCTCGCCAGTGAATGTGCACTCCACCAACTGGGTGTGGATCAACAAGGCCGCGCTCGATGCCGCTGGCGGCAAGGCGCCGGAGAGCTGGGAAGAGCTCGTCGCCGTTCTCGACAAGATGAAGGAAAACGGCATCACGCCGCTCGCCCATGGCGGTCAGCCCTGGCAGGACGCCACGGTGTTCGAGGCGGTCGTTCTCTCGCTCGGCAATGATTTCTACAAGGCCGCGCTGAACGATCTCGACCCCGAGGCGCTCGGCTCCGACAAGATGAAGGAAGCCTTCGACCGCATGGCGAAGCTGCGCACCTACGTGGACGACAACTTCTCCGGCCGTGACTGGAACCTGGCCTCGGCCATGGTCATCGAGGGCACCGGCGGCATGCAGATGATGGGCGACTGGGCCAAGGGCGAGTTCCTCAAGGCCGGCAAGAAGCCGGGCGAGGATTTCGTCTGCATCCGCTTCCCCGGAACGCAGGGCTCCGTGACCTTCAACTCCGACCAGTTCGTCATGTTCCAGGTGGGCGAAGACAAGCAGAAGGCTCAGAAGCTGATGGCTTCCGCTGTCATGAACCCCGAGTTCCAGTCCGCCTTCAATGTGGTCAAGGGCTCGGTTCCGGCCCGTACTGACGTGCCGAACGACGCGTTCGACGATTGCGGCAAGAAGGGCATGGCCGATCTTGCTGAAGCCAATGCGGGCGGTGGCCTGTTCGGCTCCATGGCCCATGGCCACGGCGCACCGGCTGCCGTGAAGAATGCGGTGAACGACGTTGTGACCCAGCATTTCAATGGCGAGCTGACGTCCGAAGAGGCCGTCGAAGAGCTTCAGAACGCCGTCGCTGCCGCGCAGTAA
- a CDS encoding carbohydrate ABC transporter permease, translated as MNRNRLQEIIPRLVLSPSMALIVIFVYAFILYTLYLSMTDSRMLPSYGFVGFENYAKLWDLRHWWRALTNLAIFGSLYIIICSVLGLFLAILLDQKIRGEGFLRPIYLYPMALSFIVTGTAWKWFLDPGIGLENTMHQWGWTGFEFSWIKDRTLAIYTVVIAAVWQSSGFVMAMFLAGLRGVDSEIIKAAQMDGASNVTIYRRIIIPMMRPVFLSAFVVLAHLAIKSYDLVIALTGGGPGQATELPATFMYSYTFTRNQMGIGASSAIIMLVMIFSIIIPYLYSELKPGRQR; from the coding sequence ATGAACCGGAATCGCCTGCAGGAGATCATCCCGCGCCTGGTGCTCAGTCCGAGCATGGCGCTGATTGTGATCTTCGTCTACGCCTTCATCCTCTACACGCTTTACCTGTCCATGACGGATTCGCGCATGCTGCCGTCCTACGGGTTTGTCGGGTTCGAGAATTACGCAAAATTGTGGGATCTGCGCCACTGGTGGCGCGCGCTCACCAATCTGGCAATCTTCGGTTCACTCTACATCATCATCTGTTCGGTGCTCGGCCTTTTCCTGGCGATCCTGCTCGACCAGAAGATCCGTGGCGAAGGCTTTCTGCGGCCCATCTATCTCTATCCGATGGCGCTCTCCTTCATCGTCACCGGCACGGCGTGGAAATGGTTTCTTGATCCCGGCATCGGGCTTGAAAACACCATGCATCAATGGGGATGGACCGGCTTCGAGTTTTCGTGGATCAAGGACCGCACGCTGGCGATCTACACGGTGGTCATCGCCGCCGTCTGGCAGTCTTCCGGCTTTGTCATGGCCATGTTTCTTGCCGGCCTTCGTGGCGTCGACAGCGAGATCATCAAGGCCGCGCAGATGGATGGCGCCTCCAATGTCACCATCTATCGCCGCATCATCATTCCCATGATGCGCCCGGTCTTCCTGTCCGCGTTCGTGGTGCTCGCGCATCTGGCGATCAAGTCCTACGACCTCGTCATCGCGCTCACCGGCGGTGGGCCCGGACAGGCCACCGAACTGCCGGCCACCTTCATGTATTCCTATACATTCACCCGCAATCAGATGGGCATCGGCGCATCGTCGGCCATCATCATGCTGGTGATGATCTTCTCGATCATCATTCCCTATCTTTATTCCGAACTGAAGCCGGGGAGGCAAAGATGA
- a CDS encoding carbohydrate ABC transporter permease, which produces MSAEKTAGVSGNKLARALLYSVLIVFAVYYLLPLYVMLVNSVKPLDEIRQGNMLALPDVFTFEPWAKAWSSAQVGVQPTGLKPYFFNSILMVVPAVAISTILGALNGYVLTKWRFRGDDIVFGLILLSCFIPFQIALIPAARILGLLGIAGTTQGLVLIHVVYGLGFTTLFFRNYYAAFPTELIRAAQIDGAGFFQIFRRILLPSSAPIIVVTVIWQFTNIWNDFLFGVSFGDFDSQPMTVALNNLVSSSGGVKEYNVHFAGAILAALPTLIVYVVSGRYFVRGLMAGAVKG; this is translated from the coding sequence ATGAGCGCCGAGAAAACCGCTGGCGTCAGCGGCAACAAGCTTGCCCGCGCCCTCCTCTATTCCGTCCTGATCGTCTTTGCGGTCTATTACCTTCTGCCGCTCTACGTGATGCTGGTCAATTCGGTGAAGCCGCTCGACGAAATCCGCCAGGGCAACATGCTGGCCCTGCCCGATGTCTTCACCTTCGAGCCGTGGGCCAAGGCGTGGTCGAGCGCGCAGGTGGGCGTACAGCCAACGGGTCTGAAGCCCTATTTCTTCAACTCCATCCTCATGGTGGTGCCGGCGGTGGCCATCTCCACCATTCTGGGCGCGCTCAATGGTTACGTGCTCACCAAGTGGCGCTTCCGGGGCGATGACATCGTCTTCGGCCTCATTCTTCTGTCGTGCTTCATCCCGTTTCAGATCGCGCTCATTCCCGCAGCGCGCATCTTGGGGCTTCTGGGCATTGCCGGCACGACACAGGGGCTGGTCTTGATCCACGTGGTTTATGGCCTCGGCTTCACCACGCTGTTCTTCCGCAATTACTATGCGGCCTTCCCCACGGAGCTGATCCGTGCGGCGCAGATTGATGGCGCCGGTTTCTTCCAGATTTTCCGGCGCATACTGCTGCCCTCCTCCGCGCCCATCATCGTGGTCACGGTCATCTGGCAGTTCACCAATATCTGGAACGACTTCCTGTTCGGTGTCTCCTTCGGCGATTTCGATTCCCAGCCGATGACGGTTGCGCTCAACAATCTCGTGTCCTCGTCGGGCGGCGTGAAGGAATACAATGTCCATTTCGCCGGCGCGATCCTCGCCGCCCTGCCCACCCTGATCGTCTACGTCGTCTCCGGACGCTATTTCGTGCGCGGCCTCATGGCCGGCGCCGTCAAAGGATAA
- a CDS encoding ABC transporter ATP-binding protein, whose translation MAFLKIDNLRKSFGKVDVLKGIDLEIEEGGFLVLVGPSGCGKSTLLNTIAGLEPITSGSISINGKVVNDLHPSQRDIAMVFQSYALYPNMTVAENIGFGMEIRGVAKSERDAAIAKVAETLQIGALLDRKPSQLSGGQRQRVAMGRALVRDPMVFLFDEPLSNLDAKLRVDMRTEIKRLHQRMGTTIVYVTHDQIEAMTLATKIAVLKDGVLQQFGTPAEIYNRPNNLFVADFMGSPSMNLIPAKVKADGSDVAIIMEREDGAPLTLPMAGMNGALASRNGKEVVFGIRPEALTDPDSADRNASRISELDCEIEVIEPAGSDTFAVTRLGGREIVARLRADAPISAGQTARLAFNLDKAVLFDPQTQERIG comes from the coding sequence ATGGCCTTTCTCAAGATCGACAATCTCAGAAAATCCTTCGGCAAGGTGGATGTCCTGAAGGGCATCGACCTCGAAATCGAAGAGGGCGGGTTCCTGGTGCTCGTCGGCCCGTCCGGCTGCGGCAAGTCGACCCTGCTCAACACGATCGCCGGGCTGGAGCCCATCACCAGCGGTTCGATCAGCATCAATGGCAAGGTGGTCAACGATCTGCACCCCTCGCAGCGCGACATCGCCATGGTGTTCCAGTCCTATGCGCTTTATCCAAACATGACGGTGGCCGAGAATATCGGTTTCGGCATGGAGATCCGCGGCGTCGCCAAATCCGAGCGCGACGCGGCGATTGCCAAGGTTGCCGAAACGCTGCAGATCGGTGCGCTGCTCGACCGGAAGCCGAGCCAGCTTTCCGGCGGTCAGCGCCAGCGTGTCGCCATGGGTCGGGCGCTCGTGCGCGATCCGATGGTGTTCCTGTTCGACGAACCGCTCTCCAATCTCGATGCCAAGCTGCGCGTCGATATGCGCACCGAGATCAAGCGCCTGCATCAGCGGATGGGCACCACCATCGTCTACGTCACACATGACCAGATCGAGGCGATGACGCTGGCCACCAAGATCGCGGTTCTGAAGGACGGCGTTCTCCAGCAGTTCGGCACGCCGGCGGAAATCTACAACCGGCCCAACAATCTCTTCGTGGCCGATTTCATGGGTTCGCCTTCCATGAACCTCATCCCGGCAAAGGTGAAAGCCGATGGCAGCGATGTCGCCATTATCATGGAGCGTGAGGATGGCGCGCCCCTCACCCTGCCCATGGCGGGAATGAATGGCGCGCTTGCAAGTCGCAATGGCAAGGAGGTCGTGTTCGGCATCCGGCCCGAAGCGCTGACCGACCCCGACAGTGCCGACCGCAATGCCAGCCGCATCAGCGAGCTTGATTGCGAGATCGAGGTGATCGAGCCCGCCGGTTCCGACACATTCGCGGTCACCCGGCTCGGCGGGCGCGAGATCGTCGCCCGCCTGCGCGCCGATGCGCCCATCTCCGCCGGCCAGACCGCCCGCCTCGCCTTCAATCTCGACAAGGCGGTGCTGTTCGATCCGCAGACGCAAGAGCGGATCGGATAG
- a CDS encoding DUF4287 domain-containing protein, with amino-acid sequence MSEQSKVKGPASYFPSIEKTYGQPIDHWLSIIDGMVGKKHMEMVAELKSEHALGHGHANALVAYHRVKSGA; translated from the coding sequence GTGTCGGAGCAATCAAAAGTAAAAGGCCCCGCTTCCTACTTCCCGTCTATCGAAAAGACCTATGGGCAGCCAATCGATCATTGGCTGTCCATCATCGATGGAATGGTCGGCAAGAAACATATGGAGATGGTGGCGGAGCTCAAATCGGAGCATGCCCTCGGCCACGGCCATGCCAATGCGCTTGTCGCCTACCACCGGGTAAAGAGCGGGGCCTGA
- a CDS encoding carbohydrate ABC transporter permease, producing the protein MLNAIRWAVFALAAFAMNFPLIVTLVTSFKSAREISTNPGLWINAPTLENYATVLTVSDRLNIFLYLANSFAVAAMGTLLAVALALPAAYAIVRGRFGEKTLLPLIVNLRAVPLVIFAIPIYMMFQFMGLLDTRLGLGLVMTIVNIPLVLIILVNAISDVPFELDEAAMIDGVSRTGILFKIVGPVCRPALVTSMIFGFITAWNEFLFGLMLTTSKAVPVTVGASFFFAASGGGVQWGVAAAVMMVGALPPMLLGLFMYRKISGTMMAGAVKG; encoded by the coding sequence ATGCTCAACGCGATCCGCTGGGCCGTGTTTGCCCTTGCCGCCTTTGCCATGAACTTTCCGCTGATCGTCACGCTTGTGACCTCGTTCAAGAGCGCGCGCGAGATTTCCACCAATCCGGGGCTTTGGATCAACGCGCCGACGCTGGAAAACTACGCGACCGTGCTGACGGTTTCCGACCGCCTGAATATTTTCCTATACCTCGCAAACAGCTTTGCCGTGGCGGCCATGGGCACGCTTCTGGCCGTGGCGCTGGCGCTGCCGGCGGCCTATGCGATCGTGCGCGGGCGGTTCGGCGAAAAGACGCTTCTGCCGCTGATCGTGAATCTGCGCGCCGTGCCGCTCGTCATCTTCGCCATACCCATCTACATGATGTTCCAGTTCATGGGCCTGCTCGACACGCGGTTGGGCCTGGGGCTGGTGATGACCATCGTCAACATTCCGCTGGTGCTGATCATTCTCGTCAACGCCATTTCGGACGTGCCGTTCGAGCTGGACGAGGCGGCGATGATCGACGGGGTGAGCCGCACAGGCATTTTGTTCAAGATCGTCGGCCCGGTCTGCCGGCCGGCCCTTGTGACGAGCATGATCTTCGGTTTCATCACCGCGTGGAACGAATTCCTGTTCGGCCTGATGCTGACCACCTCGAAGGCGGTTCCGGTGACGGTCGGCGCATCGTTCTTTTTCGCCGCGTCGGGTGGCGGCGTTCAATGGGGCGTGGCCGCGGCGGTGATGATGGTGGGCGCCCTGCCGCCCATGCTGCTCGGGCTTTTCATGTATCGCAAGATCAGCGGCACGATGATGGCCGGGGCGGTGAAGGGGTAG
- a CDS encoding carbohydrate ABC transporter permease, whose product METTHRLEWTLLATPLMVFLLVCLGFPAIVNLIYSVSDISFETLRNPEISGFGNFVAVLTDSGFWRANWFSLRFGLLTAILECLIGLGLAVFLAPLFKDRSWPIAILMLPLMVAPALMGLMYRLVLHEFAGPVPHYLWAWFGNSPAFLGPNSAFWTLAVVETLQWTPFAFLLFHMAYQAIPEELREAASIDGVMGLARFWRIELPLMLPTLAAALLIRFIDGFRVFDNVYVLTGSGAGGSTTSLSIYIYEAFFKQAAIGKAVAASVILFAASFAVLYGLNRLARRRRR is encoded by the coding sequence ATGGAAACGACCCATCGCCTTGAATGGACGCTGCTTGCGACGCCGCTGATGGTGTTTCTGCTGGTATGTCTCGGCTTTCCGGCCATCGTGAACCTGATCTATTCCGTCTCCGACATCAGCTTCGAGACGCTGCGCAACCCGGAGATTTCCGGTTTTGGCAATTTTGTCGCCGTGTTGACCGACAGCGGGTTCTGGCGGGCCAACTGGTTTTCGCTGCGCTTCGGTCTTCTGACGGCCATTCTCGAATGTCTTATCGGGCTGGGGCTTGCGGTTTTCCTCGCGCCGCTTTTCAAGGACCGTAGCTGGCCGATTGCCATTTTGATGCTGCCGCTGATGGTGGCGCCGGCGCTGATGGGACTGATGTATCGCCTTGTGCTGCACGAGTTCGCCGGGCCCGTGCCGCATTATCTCTGGGCATGGTTCGGCAACAGCCCGGCCTTTCTCGGACCGAACTCCGCCTTCTGGACGCTGGCGGTGGTGGAAACGCTGCAATGGACGCCATTCGCCTTTCTGCTTTTTCACATGGCCTACCAGGCGATACCGGAAGAGCTGCGAGAAGCGGCATCGATTGACGGCGTGATGGGCCTTGCCCGGTTCTGGCGCATCGAACTGCCCCTGATGCTGCCGACGCTGGCGGCAGCACTACTGATCCGCTTCATCGACGGGTTCCGCGTGTTCGACAATGTCTATGTGCTGACGGGAAGCGGGGCAGGGGGCTCCACCACGTCGCTGTCGATCTACATTTATGAAGCCTTCTTCAAACAGGCAGCCATCGGCAAGGCGGTGGCGGCGTCGGTGATCCTGTTTGCCGCGTCATTTGCCGTGCTTTACGGCCTCAACCGCCTTGCAAGGCGCAGGAGACGATGA
- a CDS encoding extracellular solute-binding protein encodes MKPVARFAAALLGSVFAAGLYAGAANAEVTVLGWPGGPEETALRAAADAYNAKDDVSEENKVELLFFNRDGFWDKLQADLAAGSDAFDLNLLATYSIGRYAPFMEPVELSDEAQALYGDAVLSTMQFDGKQYGVPTDLSLHFMYYRKDLIDALMSDDDAKARYADISEEHLGTAMEPKNPDEWTWDDYAATALYFTKAVNPDSPTRYGTVLQMKNLLFNIMVWQSTARSYGGDWMDADGKITVDSEAFRKGLELYKKLYDAGATPRDSLSYEFAEANAAYAAGQVAAMVQWNAAAADLTNAEKSPAVGEVTATIAPPSGPEARATHIHGLGLGLNKSAENKEGANAFLKWLSTEEAALIYARAGGAPALSADAVSSVADERPDLVQLGEYAGAYGYVMNGGASANALAIYELQAKEFTGYWSGQQDLDTALANVEKGMADLLK; translated from the coding sequence ATGAAACCTGTTGCACGATTTGCCGCCGCCCTTCTGGGCAGCGTTTTCGCCGCCGGCCTTTATGCCGGAGCGGCCAATGCGGAAGTGACCGTGCTCGGCTGGCCGGGCGGCCCGGAAGAAACGGCGCTGCGGGCTGCCGCCGACGCCTATAACGCCAAGGACGATGTGAGCGAGGAGAACAAGGTCGAGCTTCTGTTCTTCAACCGCGATGGCTTCTGGGACAAGCTGCAGGCGGATCTGGCCGCCGGCTCGGACGCATTCGACCTGAACCTGCTCGCCACCTATTCGATCGGCCGCTACGCGCCCTTCATGGAGCCGGTGGAGCTTTCGGATGAAGCGCAGGCGCTTTATGGCGATGCGGTGCTTTCGACCATGCAGTTCGACGGCAAGCAGTATGGCGTGCCGACCGACCTTTCGCTGCACTTCATGTATTACCGCAAGGACCTGATCGACGCGCTGATGAGCGACGACGACGCCAAGGCGCGCTATGCGGACATCAGCGAGGAGCATCTGGGCACGGCGATGGAGCCGAAGAACCCGGATGAATGGACCTGGGACGATTATGCCGCGACCGCGCTCTATTTCACCAAGGCGGTGAACCCCGACAGCCCGACGCGCTATGGCACGGTTCTGCAGATGAAGAACCTGCTCTTCAACATCATGGTGTGGCAGTCCACCGCGCGCTCCTATGGCGGCGACTGGATGGATGCCGATGGCAAGATCACGGTCGACTCGGAAGCTTTCCGCAAGGGACTGGAGCTCTACAAGAAGCTCTATGATGCTGGTGCGACGCCGCGTGATTCCCTTTCCTATGAGTTTGCCGAAGCCAACGCCGCCTATGCGGCGGGCCAGGTGGCGGCCATGGTCCAGTGGAATGCGGCGGCAGCCGATCTGACCAATGCAGAGAAATCTCCCGCCGTGGGCGAGGTGACGGCGACGATTGCGCCGCCTTCCGGCCCTGAAGCGCGTGCCACGCATATTCATGGTCTGGGCCTTGGCCTCAACAAAAGTGCAGAAAACAAGGAAGGCGCGAATGCCTTTCTGAAGTGGCTTTCGACCGAGGAAGCAGCCCTGATCTACGCGCGAGCGGGCGGTGCGCCGGCGCTTTCCGCGGATGCGGTTTCGTCGGTTGCAGACGAGCGGCCCGATCTGGTGCAGCTTGGTGAATATGCCGGTGCCTATGGCTATGTCATGAATGGCGGGGCTTCGGCCAATGCGCTTGCGATCTACGAATTGCAGGCGAAGGAGTTCACCGGTTACTGGTCGGGCCAGCAGGATCTCGACACGGCGCTCGCCAATGTCGAGAAGGGCATGGCGGACTTGCTGAAGTAG
- a CDS encoding ROK family protein, which translates to MSDKETVLALDIGGTKMLAALVRGETVADSLTMPTPKGDGGPAEWLEALFAGIAHWQGTYESVGVAVTGIVDDGLWSPLNRKTLDIPDRFPLLQTVVGLSGKPAIAANDAQAAAWGEYRYGDGEGDLVFLTISTGIGGGVVLDGKLRAGLAGHFGLTQGQDFDGALEDHVSGNFIAAEAAAHQPGASAREVFTAAEKGEGWADAILDLSARRAAILCRNIKLTLDPARIVIGGGIGLAPGYRARIEAHLDDVPERLRPRLVPARLGDKAGVVGIADLARNTKTQNQTNQ; encoded by the coding sequence ATGAGCGACAAGGAAACGGTTCTGGCGCTCGATATTGGCGGGACGAAAATGCTCGCCGCCCTCGTGCGCGGTGAGACCGTTGCCGATAGCCTGACCATGCCGACCCCGAAAGGAGACGGCGGCCCGGCCGAATGGCTGGAAGCGCTGTTTGCCGGAATCGCGCACTGGCAGGGAACCTACGAAAGTGTTGGCGTGGCGGTGACAGGCATTGTCGATGACGGACTGTGGTCGCCGCTCAACCGCAAGACGCTCGACATTCCAGACCGGTTTCCACTGTTGCAGACGGTGGTTGGCCTTTCGGGAAAACCGGCCATCGCCGCCAATGATGCGCAGGCCGCCGCCTGGGGCGAATATCGATATGGTGACGGTGAGGGGGATCTTGTTTTCCTGACGATCTCTACCGGGATTGGTGGCGGCGTCGTTCTGGACGGCAAATTGCGGGCCGGGCTCGCCGGCCATTTCGGCCTCACGCAGGGGCAGGATTTCGACGGCGCGCTTGAAGATCATGTCTCGGGCAATTTCATTGCCGCCGAGGCGGCGGCGCATCAGCCGGGTGCGAGTGCACGCGAGGTTTTTACCGCAGCGGAGAAAGGCGAAGGCTGGGCCGATGCCATTCTCGACCTCTCGGCGCGGCGCGCGGCCATTCTGTGTCGCAACATCAAACTGACACTCGACCCGGCGCGCATCGTGATCGGCGGCGGCATCGGGCTGGCGCCGGGCTACCGGGCGCGCATCGAGGCGCATCTTGACGATGTGCCCGAAAGGCTGAGGCCCCGGCTTGTGCCGGCCAGGCTCGGCGACAAGGCCGGCGTGGTGGGGATCGCCGACCTGGCACGCAATACCAAGACCCAAAACCAGACAAACCAATAA
- a CDS encoding N-acetylmannosamine-6-phosphate 2-epimerase, translating into MTDSIQSLENGLIVSCQPVTDGPMDAAPFVVGFALAALAGGAQGLRIESAPYVEAVRAATDAPIIGLVKRDLDNSPVRITPWIEDVEALAAAGADVIAYDATQRERPVPTAELVSRIHAAGKIAMADCSIVSDARQALDEGAEMVGSTLSGYTGGPEPTEPDLDLIRAMRALTPYVVAEGCIRQPHHARAALKAGARLVVVGSAITRPEHVTSWFRADMDEAAGAGA; encoded by the coding sequence GTGACAGACAGCATTCAGTCGCTTGAGAACGGTCTGATCGTCTCCTGCCAGCCGGTGACGGACGGGCCGATGGATGCGGCACCCTTTGTCGTTGGCTTCGCGCTGGCCGCCCTTGCCGGCGGCGCGCAGGGATTGCGGATCGAATCTGCCCCTTATGTGGAGGCCGTGCGGGCGGCGACCGATGCCCCCATTATCGGGCTCGTGAAACGGGATCTCGACAACTCGCCCGTGCGGATCACGCCATGGATCGAGGATGTGGAGGCGCTGGCGGCGGCGGGGGCGGATGTGATCGCCTATGACGCCACGCAGCGTGAACGCCCCGTGCCGACGGCCGAGCTCGTAAGCCGCATTCACGCGGCAGGCAAGATCGCCATGGCCGACTGCTCCATCGTCTCCGACGCGCGGCAGGCGCTGGATGAAGGAGCCGAAATGGTGGGCTCCACGCTTTCGGGCTATACGGGCGGGCCGGAGCCGACAGAGCCCGATCTCGACCTGATCCGCGCCATGCGCGCGCTGACGCCCTATGTGGTGGCGGAGGGCTGCATCCGCCAGCCGCACCATGCGCGTGCGGCATTGAAGGCCGGTGCGCGGCTGGTGGTGGTCGGCTCGGCGATCACCCGGCCTGAGCATGTGACATCATGGTTTCGTGCCGACATGGACGAGGCGGCGGGAGCGGGCGCATGA
- a CDS encoding GntR family transcriptional regulator has product MEEAALLDFMRGHIARGNSAEPLYRRVKMALAEAIHSSRLKRGAVIPSERTLCAALSMSRVTIRRAIEDLEREGLLHRRHGAKTVVSSRLEKSLSTMTSFSEDMRSRGLEPGCIWISKETARPSPAEMMALGISGGEEIARLKRIRTADDTPIAIETAALPVRFLPRPAAVGASLYQALEARGAMPVRAVQRMQSTPITPEEARLLEAPPHTSLLVVERRCFLEDGQIVEFTQTKYRGDVYDFVIELHR; this is encoded by the coding sequence ATGGAAGAAGCGGCACTTCTTGACTTCATGCGTGGGCACATCGCGCGCGGCAACAGCGCCGAACCGCTCTATCGAAGGGTGAAGATGGCGCTGGCGGAAGCCATTCATTCCTCGCGGCTGAAACGGGGGGCGGTGATCCCCAGCGAGCGCACGCTGTGTGCTGCCCTTTCCATGTCGCGCGTCACCATACGCCGCGCCATCGAGGACCTGGAACGAGAGGGGCTGCTGCATCGCCGGCACGGGGCGAAGACCGTGGTTTCCTCGCGTCTGGAGAAATCGCTCTCAACCATGACCAGCTTTTCCGAAGACATGCGCTCGCGCGGGCTGGAGCCCGGCTGCATCTGGATTTCCAAGGAAACTGCACGTCCTTCTCCTGCCGAAATGATGGCGCTCGGCATTTCAGGCGGCGAGGAAATTGCGCGGCTGAAACGGATCCGCACCGCTGACGACACGCCCATCGCCATCGAGACTGCGGCACTGCCCGTGCGGTTTCTGCCCAGACCCGCAGCAGTGGGTGCATCGCTCTATCAGGCGTTGGAGGCGCGCGGAGCCATGCCGGTGCGCGCGGTTCAGCGCATGCAATCAACGCCGATCACGCCGGAAGAGGCGCGCCTGCTCGAAGCGCCGCCGCACACCAGCCTGCTTGTGGTGGAGCGCCGCTGCTTTCTGGAAGACGGGCAGATCGTGGAGTTCACCCAGACCAAATATCGCGGCGACGTGTATGATTTCGTGATCGAGCTGCATCGCTGA